AACTGCGGCACCTGCGTGGGGGGCAATACAGGACTCGCGCCTTGCACCCAGGACTGTAACGGCGTATGGGGCGGAAGCGCCACTACCGACAACTGCGGTAACTGTGTGGGCGGTGACACAGGACAAACTCCTTGTGATGAAGACTTATGTGATGGTTTTGACATTGAGGTGACCAACTCGGTTGAGCCATCGTGCCATGGTGAAAGCAATGGTGAAATAACCGTATCCGCAGGATCTAATGCAGCTATAAGCTACAACTGGAACCATGGCGCAAACGGGGCTGCTATAAGCGGATTATCTGCCGGCACCTATACCGTAACCGCTACTGATAATGAAATTGGCTGTAGCGCCACCCTGGCTGTCATGCTCGGTCAACCTAATGAAATTACGATCAACGATATGCAGACCGTCAATCCATCATGCGCAGGTTCGGAAGATGGAAAAGTATCCGTAGTAGCCGCGGGCGGAAGCGGAAACCTCACCTATACCTGGAGCGGGCCTGTAAATCTTCAGGGACCTACCCATGTAGATATTCCGGCAGGCGAATACACCCTTACGGTAACAGATGCTAATGGATGTTCCATCAGTCAAACCGTAGAACTCATTGAACCGGACGCCCTGGAGGTTGACCTTGTAATTACCGATGCCGGTTGTCACGGAATTGAAATCGGATCTGCCATTGTCATGGTGACCGGAGGTACCGGAAACTATGCCGTAAACTGGTCGGTAACAGGAAACATGAACCAATTTGGATTGTTTGACCTGGGAGTGGGCAACTACGGTGTATTGGTGGCCGATCAAAACGGATGCGTGTTTGTAGACCACTTCGACATTGGCATTGACTGCCCTTACAGCGCTGAACTGGAAGAAGGTATCATTGATGAAGATGAGGATGAAACGGTGCTTCCTACCCAACCTGAAAATGACGTGACAGATCATTTGGCAGAAGACACTCCCTCGCACCTCGCTGTTTACCCAAACCCAAACAATGGTGAATACGTATTCCTGGACCTGCAGCAGAAAAGCTCAGCCGAGCCCACTGTATTCAGCATGGTGCAGATTCACAACATGGCTGGGCAATTGATTTCCAGCTATAGCATCAACATGAATGAGGGTCAGTTCGAAGGGGTGATCAATTTCGAAAAAACACTACCCTTCGGCGTGTACCTGATGAGTGTGTACACCCAGGACGAAGTTTTGACGCAGAAGATCGTTGTTAAGTAGCAAATTCAACGTTCCATAGTATAAACCCGTTGCAGACCTTTGCAACGGGTTTATACTTTTATGCGTTTATTAACTCTGCTGTAAAGCCCGCGTCACTCACCGCTTTTTGCACCAATGACGGATTTTCTTCGTCCATTTCAACCGAGAGGATTTTCTCCGGGTTGTCGGTGTCAACGCGCCAGCTATCTACTTCGTCGAGCTCGTTGAGAAAGGGTGTTACGCTACGAATGCAACTTCCGCAGTTGATATTGGTTTTGAATTTAAATGTATGCATGGGTTTGATTTCTAAAATTTCTTGTTTCTGAGACGCAGACTGTTGAGCACCACCGAAACAGAGCTGAATGCCATGGCTCCGCCTGCAATCATCGGGCTGAGCAAAATTCCGAAAAAAGGATACAACAACCCCGCGGCTACGGGTAGCGCGACAAGATTGTAGATAAATGCCCAGAACAGATTTTGACGCAGTGTACGCATGGTGGCCTGAGACAGTGAAATGGCCTTATGGATTTGCAAAGGGTCACTGTGCATTAAGGTAAGGCCAGCGCTTTCCATGGCCACGTCGGTACCGCTACCCATGGCTATTCCTACATCGGCAAGCGCCAGTGCCTCAGCGTCATTAATACCGTCACCCACCATCGCCACCACCTTGTTTTGGTTTTTCAGCTGCTGCACTACTGCACCTTTCTCTGAAGGCAATACACCGGCGGTAAACTTTTCAATGCCCACCTCACTGGCAATGGCTGCTGCTGTTTCGTGGTTATCGCCCGTCAACAACTGTACTTCCAATCCCAACTTTTGGAGGTTTTCAACGGCCTTGCGCGAGGTATCTCTCAGCTTGTCAGCCACAGCGATCCAACCGGCAAGTTCCGCATCGCGCGAAACGAAAACCACGGTCCGGGCCTTTTGTTGATGCGACGCCGCCTTTTGCAAAAGCGATTCTTCACCCACAACTCCTGTTGATTCAAGCCAGGCCCACTTCCCAATGCGGTATGTGCTTCCGTTTATCATTCCCTGAACTCCCTGCCCGGTGATGCTTTCGAAATTGTCGATGCTTTCGGCTTCCAACCCCTCCGATTTCAGGTGCACTTCAATGGCCGAGGCAATGGGATGTTCAGATAGTTTTTCGAGCGACAAAACCGCAGTCTTCAACTCCTGTTCCGACATTCCTTCGGCAAAATGAAAAGCCGTAACCTGCGGCCGACCCTCGGTGAGCGTACCCGTTTTATCCAGCACCACCGTGTCCATTTTATAGGCCAGTTCCAGCACCGTGGCATCCTTAATCAGTATTCCCAGCTCCGCTCCCCTGCCAATTCCCACCATCAAGGCCGTGGGCGTTGCCAGTCCGAGGGCACAGGGGCATGCAATGATGAGTACGGTAATCAGGATAACCACCGCCCGCGTAAAAGGCTCTTCGGGTGTTGTAAAAAACCAAATGGCCGAAGCGATGATGGCCAGCAAGATGACCGCCGGCACAAAAACAGCCGAAATCCGATCTACCAGCTTCTGAATGGGTGGCTTGCTGGACTGTGCCCGCTGCACTGCCTGAATGACTTGCGCAAGCACCGTGTCGCTGCCAATCTTTTGTGCCAAAAGTTTAAGGCTCCCTTTCTGATTAATGGTTCCCGCAAAGAGCTTATCGCCCTTGGACTTTTGAACAGGCAGCGGCTCACCCGAAATCATGCTTTCATCCACATAACTCTCACCCGATTTCACCTTGCCGTCCACCGGAATTTTTTCTCCCGGCCGAACCAGAATCAAATCACCTACGATTACCTCTGCAATCAGAATCACTATCTCCTCGGCATTGCGCACCACACGCACCTCTTTGGGCTGCATACCCATCAATGCCCTAATGGCTCCTGAGGCCCTGCGTTTGGCCCGCTCTTCGAGGTAGCGCCCCAGCAAAATCAAGGTGATAATGACCACCGCCGATTCAAAATACACATGTGGCTCTACCCCGCGCGAGGCCACTACCGATGGCGCAATGGTATTGAGCGTGCTGTAAAGATAGGCCACCCCTGTGCTGAGGGCCACTAGGGTGTCCATGTTGGTTTTACCGTGCCGGGCTTGTTTCCACGCGTTCACAAAGAACTCCGACCCGCTGTAGAACATCACCGGGGTACTCAGCAGCAGCATCGCAATGTTTTCCCAGTGAAATACGTGCATCAGAAACATCGCCAGCACAAAAACCGGAAGGGTACAAACCACAGCTATCCACAATTTCAGTTTGAGTTGTGCCAACCTCTTCTCTCCGGCCTCTTCGCGGTGCTGCTCCCGACTTTCCTCGCTGCCCAACACCAGGCCGTAGCCAATCTCGGTAGCAGCTTTGTGGATGTCCTCAGGCGAAATTTCGTCGGGAATAAAAGTGATCGAAACCGATTCATTGGGGTAATTCACCGAAACCTCTCGTACGCCCGGCTTGTTTTTGAGCCATGATTCTAAGCTCACGGCGCAAGAGGCGCAGGTCATTCCGGTTACCGGAAAGGATTGTTGAGAGGCAGCTTCCATCTTACAAAGGTAACCAAAGCCGAGGCCTGCATAAAGTGCTTATCTTGCCCGTCAAAATCAGACTACTATGTTGAAGTTTTTCTATTTCGCTGCTTTTAAGTTGATGGCCGTAATGGCATTTGGGCAGAGCGCCCTGCTGATTCGCAATGCTGAAATTTTCAATGGAAAAGACGCCACTACTACACGTGGTCATGTGCTGGTTGAAGGCAACGAGATTCAGAAAGTCTCAAGCGCTGAGATCAC
The Cryomorphaceae bacterium DNA segment above includes these coding regions:
- a CDS encoding T9SS C-terminal target domain-containing protein; this encodes NCGTCVGGNTGLAPCTQDCNGVWGGSATTDNCGNCVGGDTGQTPCDEDLCDGFDIEVTNSVEPSCHGESNGEITVSAGSNAAISYNWNHGANGAAISGLSAGTYTVTATDNEIGCSATLAVMLGQPNEITINDMQTVNPSCAGSEDGKVSVVAAGGSGNLTYTWSGPVNLQGPTHVDIPAGEYTLTVTDANGCSISQTVELIEPDALEVDLVITDAGCHGIEIGSAIVMVTGGTGNYAVNWSVTGNMNQFGLFDLGVGNYGVLVADQNGCVFVDHFDIGIDCPYSAELEEGIIDEDEDETVLPTQPENDVTDHLAEDTPSHLAVYPNPNNGEYVFLDLQQKSSAEPTVFSMVQIHNMAGQLISSYSINMNEGQFEGVINFEKTLPFGVYLMSVYTQDEVLTQKIVVK
- a CDS encoding copper chaperone, with protein sequence MHTFKFKTNINCGSCIRSVTPFLNELDEVDSWRVDTDNPEKILSVEMDEENPSLVQKAVSDAGFTAELINA
- a CDS encoding copper-translocating P-type ATPase yields the protein MEAASQQSFPVTGMTCASCAVSLESWLKNKPGVREVSVNYPNESVSITFIPDEISPEDIHKAATEIGYGLVLGSEESREQHREEAGEKRLAQLKLKLWIAVVCTLPVFVLAMFLMHVFHWENIAMLLLSTPVMFYSGSEFFVNAWKQARHGKTNMDTLVALSTGVAYLYSTLNTIAPSVVASRGVEPHVYFESAVVIITLILLGRYLEERAKRRASGAIRALMGMQPKEVRVVRNAEEIVILIAEVIVGDLILVRPGEKIPVDGKVKSGESYVDESMISGEPLPVQKSKGDKLFAGTINQKGSLKLLAQKIGSDTVLAQVIQAVQRAQSSKPPIQKLVDRISAVFVPAVILLAIIASAIWFFTTPEEPFTRAVVILITVLIIACPCALGLATPTALMVGIGRGAELGILIKDATVLELAYKMDTVVLDKTGTLTEGRPQVTAFHFAEGMSEQELKTAVLSLEKLSEHPIASAIEVHLKSEGLEAESIDNFESITGQGVQGMINGSTYRIGKWAWLESTGVVGEESLLQKAASHQQKARTVVFVSRDAELAGWIAVADKLRDTSRKAVENLQKLGLEVQLLTGDNHETAAAIASEVGIEKFTAGVLPSEKGAVVQQLKNQNKVVAMVGDGINDAEALALADVGIAMGSGTDVAMESAGLTLMHSDPLQIHKAISLSQATMRTLRQNLFWAFIYNLVALPVAAGLLYPFFGILLSPMIAGGAMAFSSVSVVLNSLRLRNKKF